One stretch of Corynebacterium auriscanis DNA includes these proteins:
- a CDS encoding RDD family protein yields the protein MSEKRSWLEGPQLPGENDATGQVSTYPGESFGIPKEGPGSLATLFPRMAALLIDWFVCMGLAWLITLQTDVLGHYSTLTWLLFLVWRTVSVWLFAQSPGHAVVGIGVGRIDKPNERVGFIRAFVRTFFTLFLFPPIIQDTDGRGMHDRATGTAVVRVR from the coding sequence ATGAGCGAGAAAAGATCTTGGCTGGAAGGCCCGCAACTTCCCGGCGAAAATGACGCCACTGGGCAGGTAAGCACGTACCCCGGAGAATCGTTCGGCATCCCCAAGGAGGGGCCGGGGTCGCTGGCGACGTTATTTCCTCGCATGGCCGCGTTGCTCATCGACTGGTTCGTGTGCATGGGCTTGGCGTGGTTGATCACTCTGCAAACTGACGTGCTGGGGCACTACTCCACGCTGACGTGGCTGTTGTTCCTGGTGTGGCGCACGGTCTCTGTGTGGTTGTTCGCGCAATCCCCTGGACATGCTGTCGTTGGCATCGGGGTGGGGCGTATCGACAAGCCCAACGAGCGTGTGGGCTTCATTCGTGCATTCGTTCGTACCTTCTTCACGCTCTTCCTGTTCCCGCCGATTATTCAGGACACCGACGGCCGCGGCATGCACGACCGCGCCACGGGCACGGCAGTGGTGCGGGTGCGCTAA